In Nostoc sp. GT001, a genomic segment contains:
- the glgX gene encoding glycogen debranching protein GlgX → MYVALXPGNVYPLGATWDGKGTNFALFSENATGVELCLFDNDDEEIRIPLTEKNNFVWHGYLPGVSSGQKYGFRVHGMWAPEVGHRFNPNKLLIDPYAKAIDGEFSNDPAVFGYSLDAEEKDLVFSELDDAKIMPKCVVVDQSFDWEGDQLLGTPWYRTVIYETHVKGFTKLHPAIPEELRGTYVGLAHPAAIQHLLQLGITAVELMPVHHFLSHPGHLEDKGLRNYWGYDSINYFAPYSSYSASGTGGQQVTEFKQMVKALHFAGIEVILDVVYNHTGEGNHFRPTLSLRGIDNSVYYRLVKDDPRYYMDFTGCGNSLNVRHAQVLKLIMDSLRYWVIEMHVDGFRFDLASALARELYEVDNLSAFFDIIHQDPILADVKLIAEPWDLGEGGYQVGNFPLRWSEWNGRYRDTVRDFWRGVDDSLGQFAYCFTGSPDLYQTNGRNPNASINFITAHDGFTLNDLVSYNEKHNEANGEENRDGESHNRSWNCGVEGETDDPEVMRLRERQRRNFLATLMLSQGVPMLLEGDEIGCSQKGNNNVYCQDNEISWRHWDLHKANSDLLDFTRELINFRHQHPVFRRRKWFQGRPIHGLGINDIAWFNADGSEMTETQWLVSYAKVMEIFLNGQGIATPGDRGERIIDESFLIFFNAHYELIDFALPNEFKEKVWEIVIDTNEPRFLDRGKLVSGSQSVPVTDRSLMVLRLIS, encoded by the coding sequence ATGTATGTAGCTTTGNNNCCAGGGAATGTATATCCTTTAGGTGCAACTTGGGATGGAAAAGGGACAAATTTTGCTTTATTTTCGGAAAATGCAACAGGGGTAGAGCTTTGTTTATTTGATAACGATGACGAAGAAATTCGTATACCTTTGACAGAAAAAAACAATTTTGTTTGGCATGGTTACTTACCAGGAGTTAGCTCAGGCCAAAAGTATGGGTTTAGAGTGCATGGAATGTGGGCACCGGAGGTAGGTCATCGGTTTAATCCCAACAAACTATTAATTGACCCCTACGCTAAGGCAATTGATGGTGAGTTTAGTAACGATCCAGCTGTCTTTGGCTACTCTCTAGACGCTGAGGAAAAAGACTTAGTTTTTTCTGAACTAGATGATGCCAAAATAATGCCCAAGTGTGTTGTGGTCGATCAATCTTTTGATTGGGAAGGCGATCAACTGCTTGGTACACCTTGGTATAGAACTGTTATTTATGAAACTCACGTCAAAGGTTTTACTAAACTACATCCAGCTATTCCAGAAGAGTTGCGCGGCACTTATGTAGGCTTGGCACATCCGGCTGCAATTCAACACTTATTGCAATTAGGAATTACAGCAGTTGAGTTGATGCCAGTACATCATTTTCTATCTCATCCGGGACATTTAGAAGATAAAGGATTAAGGAATTACTGGGGTTACGATTCAATCAACTATTTTGCTCCCTATTCTAGTTACAGTGCTAGTGGGACTGGGGGACAACAAGTCACTGAATTCAAGCAAATGGTCAAAGCACTTCATTTTGCTGGAATTGAAGTTATTTTAGATGTAGTCTACAACCACACTGGCGAAGGAAATCATTTCAGGCCAACCCTATCGTTGCGAGGTATTGATAATTCTGTATATTACCGTTTGGTAAAGGATGATCCTCGCTACTACATGGACTTTACAGGCTGCGGTAACTCTCTGAATGTGCGTCATGCTCAAGTTCTGAAGTTAATCATGGATAGTCTGCGCTATTGGGTAATAGAAATGCATGTAGATGGCTTCCGATTTGATTTGGCCTCGGCGCTAGCACGGGAATTATATGAGGTAGATAATCTATCAGCTTTCTTTGATATTATTCATCAAGACCCAATCTTAGCAGATGTGAAGCTGATTGCTGAACCTTGGGACTTAGGGGAAGGCGGCTATCAAGTCGGGAACTTTCCACTGCGTTGGTCTGAGTGGAATGGTAGATATAGGGATACAGTCAGAGATTTTTGGCGTGGTGTAGATGATAGTTTAGGACAATTTGCTTACTGTTTTACCGGTAGCCCTGACTTGTATCAAACAAACGGGCGCAACCCAAATGCAAGTATTAATTTCATCACTGCTCATGATGGTTTTACGTTAAATGATTTAGTCAGCTACAACGAAAAACATAACGAAGCAAATGGGGAAGAGAATAGAGATGGTGAAAGCCATAATAGATCCTGGAATTGTGGTGTAGAAGGTGAAACCGATGATCCAGAAGTGATGCGTTTGCGCGAACGGCAACGACGAAACTTTTTAGCAACTCTAATGCTATCTCAAGGTGTCCCAATGCTATTAGAGGGAGATGAAATTGGCTGTAGTCAAAAGGGAAATAATAATGTTTACTGCCAAGACAATGAGATTTCCTGGCGGCATTGGGATTTGCATAAAGCGAACTCGGATTTACTAGACTTTACACGTGAACTAATTAATTTTCGCCATCAACATCCAGTATTTCGACGGCGTAAGTGGTTTCAAGGTCGCCCTATTCACGGTTTAGGCATTAATGATATTGCTTGGTTTAATGCTGATGGCAGTGAAATGACTGAGACGCAATGGTTAGTTAGTTATGCCAAAGTAATGGAGATTTTTTTGAATGGGCAGGGAATTGCTACTCCAGGGGATCGTGGTGAGCGAATTATTGATGAAAGTTTTCTAATATTTTTTAACGCTCACTATGAGTTAATTGACTTTGCTTTACCCAATGAATTTAAAGAAAAGGTATGGGAGATAGTAATTGACACTAATGAACCTCGCTTTTTAGATCGGGGAAAGTTAGTTTCAGGTTCTCAAAGTGTACCAGTTACAGATCGTTCTCTGATGGTATTACGCCTGATCAGTTAG
- a CDS encoding TonB-dependent receptor, translated as MKKDFLLLTVALPLLIASPSYAVEGEIEQRNTNKSTEVILDIPSLSQIELPATNAELLSQQSVPIEVNPEETQPETEQTPSDDADISIEAIAEPDNLPQSTPTYVIDKEEIKKQGAASLADILKRMPGFAINDVGHGADIHTGTYYRGASINQSVFLINGRPINNNVNTYHGGTDLNSIPVEAIERVELYSGTASALFGSSAFGGVVNIITKEGYGKPKFSASAEFGSLSLNNQQVTYGGSSDKVKYNFSFERFFTDNRYRVPVGAANRDEQGFLFNADTATSTYFGSIGVDLDKKNSLNLDVTTLSSRRGLIYFGFPLQRDRLDHDGLNVGLSWKTRLGNGESSNLTTSIGYNQDYFSTYGPTGSFYRIGALDTQQLTARVDHEWKVTSNNKLRWGLDLKNTDLTSDVLSTNPSRIGNNETEDRSLFNAALFAVNTWNISDNFLIDLGLRQSFDSQFGNYLNPSVGLRYAVTPMVAVRGSWAGGQRNPGLDQLYVYDTVHGWEPNPDLSPEIGSTWTAGVDVNFSQNLIGQFTYFGSSIGDRLGVIAGKWANIGLVDTNGLEAALQLKIAAGWSTFLNYTYTDSQIKTGTEKGLQLGLIPYSVLQTGVGYQNSGWQANLYVTYNSGARRSIFVNPTDKPTDFAPSFVNLDLSGRIPLSSNLGLTVYLENLLGEQYERVNRIYSPGFTFRLGLSANF; from the coding sequence GTGAAAAAGGATTTTTTGTTGCTAACAGTTGCTTTACCTTTACTGATAGCATCTCCTAGTTATGCGGTTGAGGGTGAAATTGAGCAGAGAAATACTAATAAATCAACCGAAGTCATTTTAGATATTCCGAGTTTGAGTCAAATTGAGCTACCTGCCACTAATGCCGAATTATTATCTCAACAATCTGTACCCATTGAAGTTAATCCAGAAGAAACTCAGCCAGAAACAGAGCAAACTCCGAGCGATGATGCAGACATTTCTATAGAAGCGATCGCAGAACCAGATAACCTACCCCAATCTACTCCAACTTACGTAATCGATAAAGAAGAAATTAAAAAGCAGGGTGCTGCAAGTTTAGCCGATATTTTGAAAAGAATGCCTGGTTTTGCAATCAATGATGTCGGTCATGGTGCAGATATTCACACAGGTACATACTATCGGGGAGCGTCAATTAATCAGTCTGTATTTTTGATTAATGGCAGACCAATTAACAACAATGTCAACACTTATCATGGTGGAACTGATTTAAATAGCATTCCGGTAGAGGCGATTGAACGAGTAGAATTATATAGCGGTACAGCCTCCGCTTTATTTGGTTCCTCAGCCTTTGGAGGAGTTGTCAATATCATTACCAAAGAAGGTTATGGCAAACCTAAATTTAGCGCTAGTGCAGAATTTGGCTCGTTAAGTTTAAATAATCAACAAGTGACTTATGGTGGTTCATCTGATAAGGTCAAATACAACTTTAGCTTTGAAAGATTCTTTACAGATAACCGTTACCGCGTCCCTGTAGGTGCAGCAAATCGTGATGAACAAGGATTTTTATTTAATGCAGACACAGCTACAAGTACCTATTTTGGTAGCATTGGAGTAGATTTAGATAAAAAAAATTCCTTGAATTTAGATGTTACTACACTCAGCAGTCGTCGTGGCTTAATTTATTTTGGTTTCCCTCTGCAAAGAGATAGATTAGACCACGATGGTTTAAATGTTGGCTTATCTTGGAAAACTCGGCTAGGTAATGGCGAAAGCTCTAACCTGACAACCTCGATTGGTTATAACCAAGATTATTTCAGCACTTATGGGCCTACAGGATCGTTTTACCGTATAGGAGCTTTAGATACACAACAACTCACAGCCAGGGTAGATCATGAGTGGAAAGTTACCTCCAATAATAAATTGCGTTGGGGATTAGATTTAAAAAATACCGATTTAACCAGTGATGTTTTGAGTACCAATCCTAGTAGGATTGGCAATAACGAAACTGAAGATCGGAGTTTGTTCAATGCAGCTTTATTTGCTGTCAATACTTGGAATATTAGCGATAATTTTCTGATAGATTTAGGATTAAGACAAAGCTTTGACAGCCAATTTGGAAATTATCTCAACCCTAGTGTTGGGTTACGTTATGCTGTCACACCAATGGTAGCAGTGCGTGGAAGTTGGGCAGGGGGACAACGCAATCCTGGGTTAGATCAGTTGTACGTTTATGATACAGTTCATGGTTGGGAACCTAATCCTGATTTAAGCCCAGAAATTGGCTCAACTTGGACTGCGGGAGTCGATGTTAATTTTTCTCAAAACCTGATTGGACAGTTTACTTACTTTGGTAGTAGTATAGGCGATCGCTTGGGAGTCATCGCCGGAAAATGGGCAAACATTGGATTAGTAGATACCAATGGTTTAGAGGCAGCATTGCAATTAAAAATTGCGGCTGGCTGGTCAACTTTCCTCAACTATACTTATACAGATTCCCAAATAAAAACAGGGACAGAGAAAGGTTTACAATTAGGTTTGATTCCCTACTCTGTATTGCAAACTGGTGTGGGTTATCAAAATTCAGGTTGGCAAGCTAACTTGTATGTTACCTACAATAGTGGCGCTCGCAGATCCATCTTCGTTAACCCTACTGACAAGCCTACAGATTTTGCACCGTCTTTCGTGAATTTAGATTTGAGCGGGCGTATACCTCTAAGTAGCAATTTAGGACTAACAGTTTACTTAGAAAATCTACTGGGTGAGCAATATGAGCGAGTTAATCGCATATATAGCCCTGGCTTTACTTTTCGTCTGGGTTTAAGCGCCAATTTTTAG
- the nifH gene encoding nitrogenase iron protein: protein MTEQKIRQIAFYGKGGIGKSTTSQNTLAAMAEMGQRILIVGCDPKADSTRLMLHSKAQTSVLQLAAERGAVEDIELEEVMLTGFRDVRCVESGGPEPGVGCAGRGIITAINFLEENGAYKDVDFVSYDVLGDVVCGGFAMPIREGKAQEIYIVTSGEMMAMYAANNIARGVLKYAHTGGVRLGGLICNSRNVDREIDLIETLAKRLNTQMIHYVPRDNIVQHAELRRMTVNEYAPDSNQSNEYRTLATKIIDNKNLTVPTPIEMEELEELLIEFGILESDENTAMLVGKSATEAPVK, encoded by the coding sequence ATGACTGAGCAAAAGATTAGACAAATAGCTTTCTATGGTAAAGGCGGTATTGGTAAATCTACCACTTCTCAAAACACCCTAGCAGCAATGGCTGAAATGGGTCAACGCATTCTAATTGTTGGTTGCGACCCTAAAGCTGACTCTACCCGTTTGATGCTACACAGTAAAGCTCAAACAAGCGTTCTTCAATTGGCTGCTGAACGTGGCGCTGTAGAAGATATTGAACTCGAAGAAGTAATGCTGACCGGTTTCCGCGATGTACGTTGTGTGGAGTCTGGTGGTCCTGAACCTGGTGTGGGTTGCGCTGGTCGTGGTATTATCACCGCTATCAACTTCTTGGAAGAAAACGGTGCTTACAAAGATGTTGATTTTGTAAGTTACGACGTTTTGGGTGACGTTGTGTGCGGTGGTTTCGCTATGCCTATCCGTGAAGGTAAGGCACAAGAAATCTACATCGTTACCTCTGGTGAAATGATGGCAATGTATGCTGCTAACAACATTGCTCGTGGTGTTCTCAAATATGCTCACACAGGCGGCGTGCGCTTGGGTGGTTTGATTTGTAACAGCCGTAACGTTGACCGAGAAATCGATTTAATCGAAACCTTGGCAAAACGTTTGAACACCCAAATGATTCACTACGTACCTCGTGACAACATTGTTCAACACGCAGAATTGCGCCGGATGACTGTTAACGAGTACGCACCTGATAGCAATCAAAGTAACGAATATCGGACATTGGCTACCAAGATTATCGACAACAAGAACCTCACTGTCCCTACCCCCATTGAGATGGAAGAGTTAGAAGAATTGTTGATTGAATTCGGTATCCTCGAAAGCGACGAAAATACCGCAATGCTGGTAGGTAAGTCTGCTACTGAAGCACCCGTAAAGTAG